A region from the Acomys russatus chromosome 24, mAcoRus1.1, whole genome shotgun sequence genome encodes:
- the Orc4 gene encoding origin recognition complex subunit 4, translating into MLEILLSHISGFELVEMSNRKTKSNSRMHAECFSQVQRILRERFCHQSLQSNLFGVEVQYKHLIELLKRTAIYGESNSILIVGPRGSGKTMLLNHALKELMEIGQVSDNVLQVHLNGLLQINDKIALKEITRQLNLENVVGDKVFGSFAENLSFLLEALKKGDRTSSCPVIFTLDEFDLFAHQKNQTLLYNLFDISQSAQTPVAVIGLTCRLDILELLEKRVKSRFSHRQIHLMNSFGFPQYVKIFKEQLSLPAEFPDKAFVERWNENAHCLSEDSTVREVLQKHFNVNKNLRSLHMLLTLALSQVTASHPLITSADLMEAQRLCSLDSKENIVHGLSVLEICLIIAMKHLNDIYEEEPFNFQMVYNEFQKFIQRKAHSIYNFEKPVVMKAFEHLQQLELVKPMERTSVNSQREYQLVKLLLDNTQIMNALQKYSNCPTDVRQWAASSLSWL; encoded by the exons GTACAAAGAATTTTACGTGAAAGATTCTGTCATCAGAGTCTACAAAGCAACCTATTTGGAGTAGAAGTACAATATAA gCATTTAATTGAACTTCTCAAAAGAACTGCTATCTATGGAGAAAGTAACTCTATACTTATTGTTGGACCCCGAGGATCAGGAAAGACCATG ctATTAAATCATGCTTTGAAAGAACTTATGGAAATAGGACAAGTGAGTGATAATGTGTTACAAGTTCACCTAAACG GTCTGCTGcagataaatgataaaattgcTCTGAAGGAGATCACAAGACAATTAAATCTAGAAAATGTAGTTGGAGATAAAGTTTTT GGAAGCTTTGCTGaaaacctttcctttctcctggaaGCTTTAAAAAAAG GTGACCGGACTAGCAGTTGCCCAGTGATCTTCACACTAGATGAATTTGATCTTTTTGCTCATCAGAAAAACCAAACACTCCTGTATAATCTTTTTGACATTTCTCAGTCTGCACAGACACCAGTAGCAGTTATTGGCCTTACATGTAGATTG gatATTTTGGAACTCTTGGAAAAAAGAGTGAAGTCACGATTTTCTCACCGGCAGATACATTTAATGAATTCATTCGGTTTTCCACagtatgtgaaaatatttaaagaacaattATCTCTACCTGCAGAATTCCCGGATAAGGCTTTTGTGGAGAGATGGAATGAGAACGCTCAT tGTCTCTCAGAAGACTCAACTGTGCGTGAAGTTTTACAGAAACATTTCAATGTCAACAAAAATTTGCGGTCATTACATATGCTAttg ACGCTTGCTTTAAGTCAAGTAACAGCATCGCACCCACTCATAACGTCAGCAGATCTGATGGAAGCACAGCGTCTGTGCAGCTTGGATTCTAAAGAGAATATTGTACATG GTCTCTCGGTCTTGGAAATCTGCCTTATAATAGCAATGAAACATTTAAATGACATCTATGAAGAGGAGCCCTTTAATTTTCAAATGGTCTATAACG AGTTTCAGAAATTCATTCAAAGAAAGGCCCATTCTATTTATAACTTTGAGAAACCTGTGGTCATGAAG GCCTTTGAGCACTTACAACAATTGGAACTAGTAAAACCCATGGAAAGAACGTCAGTAAATTCACAGAGAGAATACCAGCTAGTGAAACTACTTTTGGATAATACTCAAATTATGAATGCTCTGCAGAAGTACTCCAACTGCCCTACAGACGTTAGGCAATGGGCAGCATCCTCACTAAGCTGGCTGTGA